The window AGCTACGCAAGCTCCTTGTCGCCAGGATTGACATGATTACTTGGAGTACCTTCACAGCGTTGTGGGTGGCTCGAGGGTAAATGGAAGAAGCGAGCAAACCATCCCACTCCAAAGCCTTGAACATACACATATTCTTATATATACGACGCATTGCAGACGCTATATgaacgagtacttgcactgtacattACTTAGCCACCGAGTACTGGTGCaatagtattattatagtagaaTTCTTATTAGTAGGATAAGTGTGGATAGATATAAGTAATTACCTGCACGTTCTCCTCACTGCAAGTAAAAAGGtgataatagtagtactcttGCTTGGAGCAAGTCAAtccatacctagtacttaaggCAAGTAATACGGCAAGTAATACGTTACATCCCTTGGTACCTcgtggtacggagcacagccACGGTACAGTCGCTGCCATACCTTGGCACCATAATTAATACAAGCACACTTATGCAcctacggtacggagtactgtaagtaggtaattacggagtacggacgATGGTGCAGGTGGATCGTGCCCCTGAACGGAGAACCTACCgcatgtgtactccgtacgctcGAGTGTGCACGATCGCAAGTCCATCATCCGAGTCGATTGAATGGAATCCGTCCTCCGTTCCGTGCCGTGCTTCTCTCCCGCCATCTGGCACAAGTGACAGTTGTGGACAGCGCGCGAATTGGCCATCTTTCCCTTCGCCATCGTTCGACCTTTTTATTATGCGCACAGGCACGAGCTTTGAAAACATACGACAAAGGGACGATGGCGAATCCTGCTTCCGATCCTTGCTGGCCCCCCATGCGACTTTTATCCTGATCCTGAGAGCATCGCCGTCCCCTACCGGAGCCCCGCAAACGACCCACAGCCGCTGAAgggcgtactgtacggggtggccaagtaagtacacctaccggTACGATATTGCTccgtattacagtacaggtacttacagagtacacttACGCCTGCAGTATctaagtagtaagtactaggtacctagtagtagttgggctcacttacttacttgcagtactccgtacttgcagtaatattacttgcttgtggTACGCCGACCTCTAGCACGAGGTCTACCGACGGCTCCAACCGTCGTTTGGCCAATCCTCGATGAGGGCaccgaggtcgacgatggcctcggccccTCTGGGATCCTTCTGGCTCTGGGATGCCCGGAAAGAGGCTAGCAGCAGTCGACCGGATGCCTATTCGTTCAGACGGCATCGCCACCAAACCGCCTTGGCTCCATTTCGATGCATGCCATGTTACATGCGCATGATGTGTCGCATCCGTGCGCTTCCAAAAAACCATCGTACGCCGAGTCGCAGGTTCTCGAAGGGCCAGCAGGGTAGTAGTTGAACGTGCATTTATTTGTGCAGCagcctgtacagtacagtatgtgtgCGCCTGTCGGCCAAAGGTGGTTGTGCAGGGACGACTCGGTAGGTAACCGAGTGCGGGTGAGGTGTCTCGAATGACATTTCGAGTGGGCTTCGTTCATACCACATACCACCAGCTTGTAGTACATcatgtactccctacttgtacagtacttgcgcggtacttgtactccgtatcagCTCAGCACTGAGGCACTACCTacctcgtacttgtaccgcaCGCGCACTGCTCCTGGGGACATCCCAACACCATGGTGGTTCTTCCACGTCGTTGCACCGCCCATGAAGCGCGCAGGAGTTTCATCCGCCTCGTTCGAGTGCCCGCGTGCAATGCGCAGCGATCGAGCAGGAGGATGCGCTCCGTAATCCGGCGCCTGCATCGGTCCCCTACGTCGAGCCTTTCCCTCGCTCCAGCGGCCGTCTTGCGGTGCAGCGGCCGCTCCCAATGTCGTACCGGcacaaggtacggagtacaagtagccagccagccaccaGAGGAACTTGTATCTGCACCTACGTCGTTAGTATCCCAGCCGTTGCCCCGTCCATCCACAATGTTTCATGCAGGTACCCTGCATGTATAGTACGGCGCCAAGTACCTCGCCAGGTcagtgcacgtacggagcacagcagtACGTACGTACCTACATACTcatacgtacttgcagcacaaaACGCCTCGTCCGTGTGGGCGTGCCGGCTGACCGACTGGCCGTTGGATCGAATCAGGCTGGCATTATGCTCTGCAAGCATCATGCTACGGGCAAAATTGTCGTTGCTTCCGTTGGCTGCGTATGATGTAATCGTGACTTACTTATTCGACGTctcccctcgcccgcccACTTCCCCCATCTCCAGGAAGGGTTCATTGCCATCTCTCGCCCATTTGCTGCTAGCTCCCGACCAAGCGACGACTTCTTACATTCCGTTGGTCTTGCTTCGGTAGCCTTGGATACTTGTTAGGTATTCCCTCATGTAGGTGCAatgccgcggcggccgatggTGCTCCTGGCCCTGCTCCGGCcttcgtctcgtcggccgtccctcaccgccgccgctcgcagTGGTACGGTACGCTTACGGTGCGACGCAGCGCAGCACGACCCAAAGCACGTACGATCGGACCGCGGCTTCTCTTCGACATGACGACTCGCTCGCTCCCGCCCAATGCCGGCCACGCCTACGACTACGTCATCGTAGGCGGTGGCACGGCCGGctgcgtcctcgccgcccgcctcgccaCCTACCTGCCCGAGCGCAAGATCCTCCTCATCGAGGCCGGCCCGTCCGACTTCAAGCTCGACAACGTCCTCGACCTTCGCCAGTGGCTCaccctgctcggcggcgagctcgactaCGACTACGGCACCACCGAGCAGCCCATGGGCAACTCCCACATCCGCCACTCGCGCGCCAAGgtcctcggcggctgctCCTCCCACAACACCCTCATCTCCTTCCGTCCCTTCCGCCACGACATGGATCGCTGGGTCCAGCAGGGCTGCAAGGGCTGGGACTTTGACAccgtcgtccgcctcgtcgacaacctGCGCAACACCTTCCAGCCCGTCCACGCCCGCCACCGCAATCAGCTGTGCAAGGATTGGGTCGagtcctgctcgacggccctcgACATCCCCGTCATCAAGGACTTCAACGCCGAGATCCGCGAAAAGGGCCAGCtgacggccggcgccggcttcttCTCCATCTCGTACaaccccgacgacggccgccggaGCAGCGCCTCGGTCGCCTACATCCACCCCATCCTccgcggcgaggagaggcggcCGAACCTGACGGTGCTCACCGAGGCGCACGTGTCGAGGATCCACGTCGAGAACGATGTGGCCACCGGCATCAGCCTGCGCCTCGCcggaggcgacgagctcgtcctccacGCCCGCCGGGAGACGATCCTgtgcgccggcgccgtcgacacgcCCCGCCTGATGCTCCACTCCGGCCTCGGACCCCGTGCCCAGCTCGAGacgctcggcatcgacgtggTCAAGGACAtccccggcgtcggcgagaatCTCATCGACCACCCCGAGACCATCATCATGTGGGAGCTCGAGAAGCCGGTGCCGGCCAACCAGACGACCATGGACTCGGACGCCGGCATCTTCTACCGCCACGAGCCCACCAACGCGGctggcaacgacggcgatgccgccgatgtCATGATGCACTGCTACCAGATCCCCTTCTGCCTCAACACCGAGCGCCTCGGCTACCCCGTCGTCCGGGACGGCTATGCCTTTTGCATGACGCCCAACATCCCGCGCGCCCGTTCTCGCGGCCGCATCTACCTGACCTCCAAGGACCCGGCCGTCAAGCCGGCCCTCGACTTTCGCTACTTTACCGATCCCGAGGGCTACGACGCCgccaccctcgtcgccggcatcaaGCTCGCCCGCAAGGTCGCCGAGAAGCGCCCCTTCAAGGACTGGCTGAAGCGGGAGGTCGCGCCGGGACCAAAGGTCCAGACCGACGAGGAGATTAGCGAGTACGCCCGTCGCGTGGCGCACACCGTCTATCACCCGGCCGGCACCACCAAGATGGGCGACGTCACGAGGGACATgtacgccgtcgtcgaccccgAGCTCAAGGTGCGCGGCATCAAGTACCtgcgcatcgccgacgccggtgtCTTCCCCGAGATGCCTTCCATCAATCCCATGCTCACCGTCTTGGCCATCGGTGAGCGGGCGGCGGAGCTGatcgccatggacgacggaTGGAAGCTCGACTCCAAGGTGGCGAGGTTGTGATGCTGCAGCGCCTTGTCAGATGCACCATTTTGGATATCGCCTGTTGGCCGTAGGTTGGACCATCGTCAGCGTGTGCTgtgatgctgctgctcaGGAGGGCTTGCTGGAGTGGCGTTTATGGATAGGACGTATTGAACACTATTGGATGATCATGACGAGATGAAGATGCTGCCTGAACTGAAATGCGTGCCCTCGAGCCCACTTGCAAACTCGGtcttggccggc of the Drechmeria coniospora strain ARSEF 6962 chromosome 01, whole genome shotgun sequence genome contains:
- a CDS encoding choline oxidase, producing MTTRSLPPNAGHAYDYVIVGGGTAGCVLAARLATYLPERKILLIEAGPSDFKLDNVLDLRQWLTLLGGELDYDYGTTEQPMGNSHIRHSRAKVLGGCSSHNTLISFRPFRHDMDRWVQQGCKGWDFDTVVRLVDNLRNTFQPVHARHRNQLCKDWVESCSTALDIPVIKDFNAEIREKGQLTAGAGFFSISYNPDDGRRSSASVAYIHPILRGEERRPNLTVLTEAHVSRIHVENDVATGISLRLAGGDELVLHARRETILCAGAVDTPRLMLHSGLGPRAQLETLGIDVVKDIPGVGENLIDHPETIIMWELEKPVPANQTTMDSDAGIFYRHEPTNAAGNDGDAADVMMHCYQIPFCLNTERLGYPVVRDGYAFCMTPNIPRARSRGRIYLTSKDPAVKPALDFRYFTDPEGYDAATLVAGIKLARKVAEKRPFKDWLKREVAPGPKVQTDEEISEYARRVAHTVYHPAGTTKMGDVTRDMYAVVDPELKVRGIKYLRIADAGVFPEMPSINPMLTVLAIGERAAELIAMDDGWKLDSKVARL